TAGTCATAGTGAAAAAGCAATTGATGCAATACCAGTTTTAGATTCGGCACAGTTATTAACAAAAATTGATCCAGATACTTTAGTTGTTGGAATTGATGAGGTCCAATTCTTTGACCAAGATATTGTTGAAACAATTGATTCGTTAGCTAATCGCGGTATTATTGTCATTGTTAATGGTTTGGATAAAGATTTTCGTGGTGAACCATTTCTAAATGTTGAAAGATTAATGAGCCGGGCTGAAGAAGTGAAAAAATTACATGCAATTTGTGTTCAATGTGGAAACTTAGCCAATCGGACACAACGGTTAATTAATGGACAACCAGCAAATTATTATGATCCAATTGTTTTAATTGGGGAAAAAGATAAATATGAGGCACGATGCCGTCATTGTCATGAAGTGACATATTAAATTAAATAAGGAGAAAGAAAAAATGGCGACAAAATTAGGATTAAATGCTGAAGTATTTATATTAGCAAAACCAACTGCAAAAGAAGTTGTTAAGTTGAAAGGGCATTTTGTTGAAAACTTGCCTATCAATTCAAAACTAATAATATTTGAAGAAGTAAAAGTGGAAGAAGGTTATTTAGTTGTTGTTAATAAAAATGTTTTTAAAGTTTCACAGCGAATTATCGCAAAACATCCTGTTCGTAAAACATTTGAAAGTTATGAGTTACGTTTAACATTAGTTGATCAGTTAAATAAGTTGCCAAAAATCATGGCATTAATTACCATAAAATAAAATCACCTTTCATTGGTGGTTTTTTTGTTAAATTAATTCCCTAACGGCTAAATATATATTATAATTGATAGGAATGAGAAAATTCTAGGAGTAGGAAAAATGAATCAAAAAACAATTGAACGGTTAGAGGCGATGTTAAAGCGCTTGGAACATATTGAACAAGAATTAGTAAATCCATCAGTAATTGGGGATGCAAAAAAATTAGCAGGTTTAGCGAAAGAACAATCGCAGTTAGAAGACATTGTTGCGAAATATTTACAGTATAAAGCCATTTTACAAAATATTAGTGATGCCAAAGAAGTTCTGGGAACAGAAAAAGACGAAGAAATGATTGATTTAGCAAAAGAAGATCTTAAACAATCGGAAAGTCGCAAAAGTAACATTGAGGAGGAAATTAAGGTGATGTTATTACCAAAAGATCCAAATGATGAAAAAAATGTTATTATTGAAATTCGTGGTGCTGCTGGTGGTGATGAAGGTAATATTTTTGCTGGA
The Spiroplasma chrysopicola DF-1 genome window above contains:
- a CDS encoding thymidine kinase; protein product: MYFLNSKAKLGWIEVITGCMFAGKTEEFIRRVVRLSYAKYKIQIFKPSIDNRYAEQKVVSHSEKAIDAIPVLDSAQLLTKIDPDTLVVGIDEVQFFDQDIVETIDSLANRGIIVIVNGLDKDFRGEPFLNVERLMSRAEEVKKLHAICVQCGNLANRTQRLINGQPANYYDPIVLIGEKDKYEARCRHCHEVTY